A genomic region of Arachis stenosperma cultivar V10309 chromosome 9, arast.V10309.gnm1.PFL2, whole genome shotgun sequence contains the following coding sequences:
- the LOC130949920 gene encoding serine/threonine-protein phosphatase 7 long form homolog, producing the protein MMKLRMLTCNHPVPPDRYNDRVEEHLRITGFYHVSQIGIVQCQKALVNALIERWHPDTHTFHLPIGECSVTLEDVSLLLGLPTDGLPITGMTMSSFEAMEAECLLQFGVAPRREDCRSSCIKLTWLRNLKENLKLNDEISIQSHVDYVMLSHNRLICYIRYLNINVLTIVCEVSNYVADWDDTVWG; encoded by the exons ATGATG AAATTAAGAATGTTGACATGTAACCACCCAGTTCCTCCGGATCGGTACAACGATAGGGTGGAGGAGCATTTACGAATTACTGGGTTCTATCATGTGTCTCAGATTGGGATAGTTCAGTGTCAGAAAGCATTGGTAAATGCTCTAATCGAACGTTGGCACCCAGACACACATACGTTTCACCTTCCCATTGGTGAATGTTCTGTGACTCTTGAAGATGTGTCTCTACTACTTGGTCTTCCCACAGATGGTCTTCCAATCACAGGAATGACAATGAGTAGTTTTGAAGCCATGGAGGCGGAGTGTCTGCTTCAATTTGGGGTTGCACCTCGTAGAGAGGACTGTAGATCAAGCTGCATAAAACTGACATGGCTCCGGAATCTAAAAGAGAATTTAAAATTGAATGATGAAATCAGTATACAAAG TCATGTGGACTATGTAATGTTGTCTCATAATAGGCTAATATGCTACATTAGATATTTGAATATTAATGTATTAACCATC GTATGTGAGGTGTCAAATTATGTTGCTGATTGGGACGATACTGTTTGGGGATAA